ATCTGCACCAGCTACAGCAGCGCCTGTTTCTTCCGCAAATTCCGTATTAAGATTTGGAACACCCAATTTCTTTTTTACTTGCTTGGACCTATGCTTCGCATTATTCTGGTTGTTCATCACTTTACACCTCCTCAAGTCGTATGAATCGGCAATTATCTGAACGGTTTGAGATAACCACGGTTTACTCAATTAGTATTATGTGATGAACAGCTTCACCCTATGCTGTTTTCGGCTTCTTCTGCTCTCATAATCCTCCCAGCTCTATGCTTTTTGGGTTCGATCTCCTGTACCTTTTCTGTCCATCCACCACTTTGTCATTCTTACTCCTCTTCTAATACAGCTAATAGAGCAGCTTTACATATAGCACTTTCAGCAGTAACATCTACAACGTTAATACTCTTTTTTTCGTCCCTATAAAACGTTGCCTCCCACCGTTCCCCTTCATTGTTTAAAATGAAAAGCCAACCTTTCTTCTTCATTTCCTTTACAACATCAAATGCCGCATGGACGTCTCTACTATAGTCCCTCGGGTAGAAAGACGTATTGCCTCGCAAGAATCTCCCGGATCTATGCTTATCAGGTTGATACTCAAAAACCTCTAAAGCCACGGCATAATTTAAATTTTCAAGTTCAGAGTCTAGTATATCTTCAGGTGTCATACTTCTCTCTCCTTCTCTAAGGGACTAAGCCCTACCTGATCCGTTCTATCTCAATGTCATCACCCAAATTTACTTTCTTATTCAATTTCATTTGATTACTTTCTACTGTGAGTTTGACCAGCGGATGATTCGTTTGTTAAAATCAAACTACAAATAGGAAAAGGATGAGGACGATGGTTCGTCGTTTGAAACGGTTTAAAAATGTTGCTATTGCACTAAGCTTCTAAGTAAAAAAGTGATTCATACTACTTAGAAGCGAGGGAAAATAATGAAACAACAACGATTTGGCCACTGGTCTGAAATAATGTATCTAAAGGAAATTGTCACCAACCCAATGATTACAGTAGGGGATTACTCATACTATTCTGGTTATTACGATAATCATGATTTTGAAGATGGCTGTGTAAGATACCTATGGGGGGATGAAAAATCAAGAGCGTTATTTAATCCCATCCAAGACTATGGTTGGCAGATAGATAAGTTGATTATTGGAAATTACGTATGCATAGCAAGTGGTGTAATTATTTTGATGGGTGGAAATCACAATCATCATCCTGAATGGATTACCGTGTATCCATTTGTGGAGCACATTGAAACTTCTTACAAACCTAAAGGGGATACAATCATCGAAAGCGATGCCTGGATTGGTATGAATGCAATGATTATGCCCGGTGTGACAATAGGTGAAGGTGCCATTGTTGCTGCAGGATCGGTTGTTACAAAAGATGTCCCACCATATACAATAGTAGGCGGTAACCCTGCTAAAGAGATAAAGAAGCGCTTTACAGACAAAGAAATCGAAAAGTTAAAAGAAATGCGTTGGTTCGATTGGGAACGTGAGAAAATTGAACGAGCCAGTCATATCTTGTCAAGTTCTTCTATTAATCAATTGTATGACTTTTATCAAAGGGAAATAAAAATTTAACGTTTAATTCCAGCCCCTTCTTAATTAGCTATTAAAAAGAGGCTGTTTTCTATAGAAAGACATATTTTATACAAATATTGCACTTGTTCAACCAGATTAATCTGGTCGAACAAGTGCTCTGTATATTGCTGCAGTCTTATATCCAGCTGTTTTACATCTAGTTAACTCTACATCAAAAAATAG
The window above is part of the Paenibacillus lutimineralis genome. Proteins encoded here:
- a CDS encoding BC1872 family protein, translating into MTPEDILDSELENLNYAVALEVFEYQPDKHRSGRFLRGNTSFYPRDYSRDVHAAFDVVKEMKKKGWLFILNNEGERWEATFYRDEKKSINVVDVTAESAICKAALLAVLEEE
- a CDS encoding CatB-related O-acetyltransferase — its product is MKQQRFGHWSEIMYLKEIVTNPMITVGDYSYYSGYYDNHDFEDGCVRYLWGDEKSRALFNPIQDYGWQIDKLIIGNYVCIASGVIILMGGNHNHHPEWITVYPFVEHIETSYKPKGDTIIESDAWIGMNAMIMPGVTIGEGAIVAAGSVVTKDVPPYTIVGGNPAKEIKKRFTDKEIEKLKEMRWFDWEREKIERASHILSSSSINQLYDFYQREIKI